One Saccharopolyspora erythraea NRRL 2338 genomic region harbors:
- a CDS encoding amino acid permease, protein MPRQALDASRLLRRKPISTLHAETGTETGGGELRRSLGVVRLTMIGVGSTVGTGIFFVLNEAVPKAGPAVVLSFIIAGITAALTALCYAELASAIPVSGASYTYAYATLGELIAYVVGACLILEYGVAASAVAVGWGEYLNRLLGDTVGWQIPEALSAPPGEGGVLNVPSAVLVMLCCFLLVRGAKESATINAITVFIKLGVLLLFVVVAMMAFNDANAQPFAPFGFAGVGTAASMVFFSYIGMDTVSTAGEEVRNPRRTLPLALFWSIVIVTTIYILVAVAGVGAQSWRAFEGQDAGLAAILSNLTGSGWAAVVLALGGVISIFGVTLTTIYGQTRVLFSMGRDGMLPESFHKVNPRSRTPVRNTVIVSAFVGLLAAVVPLSTLSNLTSMGTLVAFAVVSAGVLVLRRTRPDLERGFRVPGGPVIPVLSIAACLYLIYELPLETYLMFAVWIAVALVWYFTYSVKHSRLNDTAAAGPELADDGRASDAASPDRP, encoded by the coding sequence ATGCCAAGGCAGGCACTCGACGCAAGCAGGCTGCTGCGCCGCAAGCCGATCAGCACCCTGCACGCCGAGACCGGAACCGAGACCGGCGGCGGCGAGCTCCGCCGTTCGCTGGGCGTGGTCCGGCTGACCATGATCGGCGTCGGCTCCACCGTGGGCACCGGCATCTTCTTCGTCCTCAACGAGGCGGTGCCGAAGGCGGGACCGGCCGTGGTGCTCTCGTTCATCATCGCCGGCATCACCGCGGCCCTGACCGCGCTGTGCTACGCCGAGCTGGCCTCGGCGATCCCGGTCTCGGGGGCGTCCTACACCTACGCCTACGCGACGCTGGGCGAGCTCATCGCCTACGTCGTCGGGGCGTGCCTGATCCTGGAGTACGGGGTGGCCGCGTCGGCGGTCGCGGTCGGGTGGGGCGAGTACCTCAACCGCCTGCTGGGCGACACCGTCGGCTGGCAGATCCCGGAAGCGCTCAGCGCCCCTCCGGGCGAGGGCGGCGTGCTCAACGTGCCGTCGGCGGTGCTGGTGATGCTGTGCTGCTTCCTGCTGGTGCGCGGCGCCAAGGAGTCGGCGACGATCAACGCGATCACGGTGTTCATCAAGCTCGGGGTGCTGCTGCTGTTCGTGGTGGTGGCGATGATGGCCTTCAACGACGCCAACGCCCAGCCCTTCGCGCCCTTCGGTTTCGCAGGCGTCGGCACGGCCGCCTCCATGGTCTTCTTCTCCTACATCGGCATGGACACCGTGTCCACGGCGGGCGAGGAGGTCCGCAACCCGCGGCGCACGCTGCCGCTGGCGCTGTTCTGGTCGATCGTCATCGTCACCACCATCTACATCCTGGTGGCCGTGGCCGGCGTCGGCGCCCAGTCGTGGCGGGCGTTCGAGGGCCAGGACGCCGGTCTGGCGGCGATCCTGAGCAACCTCACCGGCTCGGGCTGGGCGGCGGTCGTGCTCGCGCTCGGCGGCGTCATCTCGATCTTCGGCGTCACCCTGACCACGATCTACGGCCAGACCCGCGTGCTGTTCTCGATGGGCCGCGACGGCATGCTGCCGGAGAGCTTCCACAAGGTGAACCCGCGCAGCCGCACGCCCGTGCGCAACACCGTCATCGTGTCGGCCTTCGTCGGGCTGCTGGCCGCGGTGGTGCCGCTGAGCACGCTGTCCAACCTCACCAGCATGGGCACCCTGGTGGCGTTCGCCGTCGTGTCGGCGGGCGTGCTGGTGCTGCGCCGCACCCGCCCGGACCTCGAGCGCGGCTTCCGGGTGCCGGGCGGGCCGGTCATCCCGGTGCTGAGCATCGCGGCGTGCCTGTACCTGATCTACGAGTTGCCGCTGGAGACCTACCTGATGTTCGCGGTGTGGATCGCGGTGGCGCTGGTCTGGTACTTCACCTACAGCGTGAAGCACTCCCGGCTCAACGACACGGCCGCGGCGGGGCCAGAATTGGCCGATGACGGACGAGCGAGCGACGCTGCGAGTCCGGATCGACCCTGA
- a CDS encoding cation:proton antiporter — MHTSVALLLELGIVLAVLGAAGTITRRFGVSPVPLYLLVGLLMGEGGVAPLPAAGEFIEVGASIGVVLLLLSLGLEFSVEEFTVTLRRHVPSGLVDMVANAAPGALTGWLLGLDATGIVALAGVTWVSSSTIVSRLLDDLHRLAYRETPVVLSILLLEDFAMAVYLPILAVLAAGGGLLHGMASVAVAVGVLAVALAVSHRWGHRVGRLVDDRDTEQLLLRIIGLSLIVAAAAELAGTSAAVGAFLVGLAVTGPLASRLRVVIAPLRDLFAAAFFLAIGLSMPPATLVPLLPVALALAVVSTGTKILTGWYAAGRHGAGPRGRLRAGTVLSVRGEFSIIIVGLVALPGSPLGPLATAYVLVLAIAGPLLTWWVSPPPVRRFRPEPAV; from the coding sequence GTGCACACCTCGGTCGCGCTCCTGCTGGAACTCGGGATCGTGCTCGCCGTCCTCGGCGCGGCGGGCACGATCACCCGCCGGTTCGGGGTGTCGCCGGTCCCGCTGTACCTGCTGGTGGGGCTGCTGATGGGCGAGGGCGGCGTCGCGCCGCTGCCCGCCGCCGGTGAGTTCATCGAGGTCGGGGCCTCGATCGGGGTCGTGCTCCTGCTGCTGAGCCTGGGGCTGGAGTTCTCCGTGGAGGAGTTCACCGTCACCCTGCGCAGGCACGTGCCCTCCGGGCTGGTCGACATGGTCGCCAACGCCGCACCCGGTGCGCTGACCGGGTGGCTGCTGGGGCTGGACGCCACCGGGATCGTCGCGCTGGCCGGGGTCACCTGGGTGTCGTCGTCGACGATCGTGTCGCGGCTGCTGGACGACCTGCACCGGCTGGCCTACCGGGAGACGCCGGTCGTGCTGTCGATCCTGCTGCTGGAGGACTTCGCGATGGCGGTCTACCTGCCGATCCTGGCGGTGCTGGCGGCAGGCGGCGGCCTGCTGCACGGTATGGCCAGCGTCGCGGTGGCGGTCGGCGTGCTCGCGGTCGCGCTGGCGGTCTCGCACCGCTGGGGCCACCGCGTCGGACGCCTCGTCGACGACCGCGACACCGAGCAGTTGCTCCTGCGGATCATCGGCCTGTCCCTGATCGTGGCGGCGGCCGCCGAGCTCGCCGGGACCTCGGCCGCGGTCGGGGCGTTCCTGGTCGGGCTGGCGGTCACCGGGCCGCTGGCCAGCCGGCTGCGCGTTGTCATCGCACCGCTGCGCGACCTGTTCGCGGCGGCGTTCTTCCTGGCGATCGGGCTCTCGATGCCGCCTGCCACGCTGGTGCCGCTGCTACCGGTCGCACTCGCGCTGGCCGTGGTCTCCACCGGCACCAAGATCCTCACCGGGTGGTACGCGGCGGGGCGCCACGGCGCCGGGCCGCGGGGCAGGCTGCGCGCGGGAACCGTGCTGTCCGTGCGCGGTGAGTTCTCGATCATCATCGTCGGCCTGGTCGCCCTGCCGGGAAGCCCGCTGGGGCCGCTGGCCACCGCCTACGTGCTGGTGCTGGCGATCGCGGGACCGCTGCTCACCTGGTGGGTCAGCCCACCGCCGGTCCGGCGCTTCCGCCCCGAACCGGCGGTGTGA
- a CDS encoding cation:proton antiporter regulatory subunit, producing the protein MDVTEVLLPGVGLRYEFSTEEGQRIGVVARRTGDFEFVSYPGDDPDEVRLLFRLGPEEADAVTEILGAPRIAERFADLTREVPGLNSGQVEVTASSRFAGRTLGETRARTRTGASIVAIVRGEDVIASPGPEQQLRAGDILVVIGTQQGITGVEHILAS; encoded by the coding sequence ATGGACGTTACAGAGGTCCTGCTGCCCGGGGTCGGGCTCCGCTACGAGTTCAGCACCGAGGAGGGCCAGCGCATCGGCGTGGTCGCCCGTCGCACCGGCGACTTCGAGTTCGTCTCCTACCCCGGCGACGACCCCGACGAGGTGCGGCTGCTGTTCCGGCTCGGGCCCGAGGAGGCCGACGCGGTCACCGAGATCCTCGGCGCGCCGCGCATCGCCGAGCGCTTCGCGGACCTGACCCGCGAGGTCCCGGGCCTCAACTCCGGTCAGGTGGAGGTCACGGCGAGTTCCCGGTTCGCGGGCCGCACGCTCGGCGAGACCCGCGCCCGGACCCGCACCGGGGCCTCGATCGTGGCGATCGTGCGCGGCGAGGACGTGATCGCCTCGCCGGGCCCCGAACAGCAGTTGCGGGCGGGCGACATCCTCGTGGTGATCGGTACGCAGCAGGGCATCACCGGTGTGGAACACATCCTCGCGAGCTGA
- the iolB gene encoding 5-deoxy-glucuronate isomerase has product MVTDNAFYRPAGTTARDGYTTYVDPESAGWGYSSLRVLELAAGERHELSTGDSEWIVLPLAGGCEVSCDGETFRLDGRESVFKGVTDFAYVPRDADVAITSAEGGRFALTGAKCENRLPARYGPASGVPVELRGAGQASRQVNNFGAAHVFEADRLIAVEVLTPSGNWSSFPPHKHDTEREGESQLEEIYYFEIAGAEGVGYQRVYPSGPDHTTDVLAEVRGGDVVLIPDGWHGPSMAVPGYDMYYLNVMAGPSPDRAWLICDDPAHAWVRGTWGDQPVDSRLPLYTAPEGDQ; this is encoded by the coding sequence ATGGTGACCGACAACGCTTTCTACCGCCCCGCCGGTACCACGGCTCGGGACGGCTACACCACCTACGTGGACCCGGAGTCCGCCGGCTGGGGGTACTCCTCGCTGCGGGTGCTGGAGCTGGCGGCGGGTGAGCGGCACGAACTGTCCACAGGGGACAGCGAGTGGATCGTGCTGCCGCTGGCGGGCGGCTGCGAGGTCTCCTGCGACGGCGAGACGTTCCGGCTCGACGGCCGGGAGAGCGTCTTCAAGGGCGTGACCGACTTCGCCTACGTGCCGCGCGACGCCGACGTCGCCATCACCTCCGCCGAGGGCGGCCGGTTCGCCCTGACCGGCGCGAAGTGCGAGAACAGGCTGCCCGCGCGCTACGGTCCCGCCTCCGGCGTGCCCGTCGAGCTGCGCGGCGCGGGGCAGGCCAGCAGGCAGGTCAACAACTTCGGCGCCGCGCACGTGTTCGAGGCCGACCGGCTGATCGCCGTGGAGGTGCTGACCCCGTCCGGCAACTGGTCCTCCTTCCCGCCGCACAAGCACGACACCGAGCGGGAAGGGGAGTCGCAGCTGGAGGAGATCTACTACTTCGAGATCGCGGGCGCCGAGGGCGTCGGCTACCAGCGCGTCTACCCCTCGGGACCCGACCACACCACCGACGTGCTCGCCGAGGTGCGCGGCGGCGACGTGGTGCTGATCCCCGACGGCTGGCACGGCCCGTCGATGGCGGTGCCCGGCTACGACATGTACTACCTGAACGTGATGGCAGGTCCTTCTCCCGACCGGGCGTGGCTGATCTGCGACGACCCCGCGCACGCGTGGGTCAGGGGCACCTGGGGCGACCAGCCCGTCGACTCCCGGCTGCCCCTCTACACCGCCCCGGAGGGCGACCAGTGA
- a CDS encoding Gfo/Idh/MocA family protein — MSNRELRVGLVGAGLMGSDHATRIHRRISGASLVAVGDPDLERAERAAAGIEGCQVETDPLKVIEASDVDAVVLATPGRTHEPLLLAAIERGIPVLCEKPLTPDSKSSLRVVEAEVAAGRRLVQVGFMRRFDPEYAELKRTLHAGALGRPLLMHCAHRNASAPPGFTSQMMIFDSVVHEFDTTRWLLGEEITAVSVRHPRSTANAPSGMTDPQLVTIETASGVLVTVEIFVNCGFGYQVRCEAVCEGGTAQVGGDSGMTTHVRGAWGGSVAPDFRPRFQQAFDEELQRWADAARAGGIDGASAWDGCAAAAACEAGVAAQTSGARTPVQLVERPGLYA, encoded by the coding sequence ATGAGCAACCGAGAACTCCGCGTCGGACTGGTCGGCGCCGGGCTGATGGGCTCGGACCACGCCACCCGGATCCACCGGCGCATCAGCGGAGCCTCGCTGGTCGCCGTCGGCGACCCCGACCTGGAGCGAGCCGAGCGTGCCGCCGCAGGCATCGAGGGCTGCCAGGTCGAGACCGATCCGCTGAAGGTGATCGAGGCGTCCGATGTGGACGCCGTCGTGCTGGCCACGCCGGGCCGCACCCACGAACCGCTGCTGCTGGCCGCGATCGAGCGCGGCATCCCGGTGCTGTGCGAGAAGCCGCTGACCCCGGACTCGAAGTCGTCGCTGCGCGTGGTGGAGGCCGAGGTCGCCGCGGGTCGCCGGCTCGTCCAGGTCGGGTTCATGCGGCGCTTCGACCCCGAGTACGCCGAGCTGAAGCGCACGCTGCACGCCGGTGCGCTCGGCCGGCCGCTGCTGATGCACTGCGCGCACCGCAACGCCTCGGCCCCGCCGGGGTTCACCAGCCAGATGATGATCTTCGACTCGGTGGTGCACGAGTTCGACACGACCAGGTGGCTGCTCGGCGAGGAGATCACCGCGGTCTCGGTGCGCCATCCGCGTTCGACCGCCAACGCCCCGTCCGGGATGACCGACCCGCAGCTGGTCACGATCGAGACCGCGAGCGGAGTCCTGGTCACCGTCGAGATCTTCGTCAACTGCGGCTTCGGCTACCAGGTGCGTTGCGAGGCGGTCTGCGAGGGCGGCACCGCGCAGGTCGGCGGCGACAGCGGCATGACCACCCACGTCCGCGGCGCGTGGGGCGGTTCCGTCGCCCCGGACTTCCGGCCCCGCTTCCAGCAGGCGTTCGACGAGGAGCTCCAGCGCTGGGCCGATGCCGCCCGCGCGGGCGGCATCGACGGCGCGAGCGCGTGGGACGGCTGCGCCGCGGCGGCGGCGTGCGAGGCCGGCGTCGCCGCCCAGACCAGCGGCGCGCGCACGCCGGTCCAGCTCGTCGAGCGGCCCGGCCTGTACGCCTGA
- a CDS encoding Cgl0159 family (beta/alpha)8-fold protein, with amino-acid sequence MSNLTITELTRVRASRPEAIAEAAARRARRPLLGSSGRLMIVAADHPARGALGAGSEPLAMANRFDLLERLCVALERPGVDGVLGTPDVLEDLLLLGALEGKVVVGSMNRGGLAGASFELDDRFTGHRAADIERLRFDAGKLLLRIDMEDPGSLNTMCGTANAINEMAERGLMTMVEPFISRRVGGKVRNDLSPEAVTRSIAIASGLGGTSAYTWLKIPVPGGDVDRIPQVLEATTLPTVLLGGEVSSDPEATYERWHKALQSPNARGLVVGRTLLYPGDGDVEGAVDAAVKLL; translated from the coding sequence GTGTCCAACCTGACCATCACCGAACTCACGCGAGTGCGGGCGAGCAGGCCGGAGGCCATCGCGGAGGCGGCCGCCCGGCGGGCCCGGCGCCCGCTGCTGGGCTCCAGCGGCCGCCTGATGATCGTGGCCGCGGACCACCCGGCGCGGGGCGCGCTGGGTGCCGGGTCCGAGCCGCTGGCGATGGCCAACCGCTTCGACCTGCTCGAACGGCTGTGCGTGGCCCTGGAGCGGCCCGGGGTGGACGGGGTGCTGGGCACTCCCGACGTCCTGGAGGACCTGCTGCTGCTCGGCGCGCTGGAGGGCAAGGTCGTCGTCGGCTCGATGAACCGAGGTGGCCTGGCGGGCGCCTCGTTCGAGCTCGACGACCGGTTCACCGGGCACCGGGCCGCCGACATCGAGCGGCTGCGCTTCGACGCGGGCAAGCTGCTGCTGCGCATCGACATGGAGGACCCCGGTTCGCTGAACACCATGTGCGGCACGGCCAACGCCATCAACGAGATGGCCGAGCGCGGGCTGATGACGATGGTCGAGCCGTTCATCTCCCGCCGCGTCGGCGGCAAGGTGCGCAACGACCTCTCGCCGGAGGCGGTCACCCGGTCGATCGCCATCGCCTCCGGGCTCGGCGGCACCTCCGCCTACACCTGGCTGAAGATCCCGGTGCCCGGCGGCGATGTCGACCGCATCCCGCAGGTGCTGGAGGCGACCACGCTGCCGACCGTGCTGCTGGGCGGCGAGGTCTCCAGCGACCCGGAGGCCACCTACGAGCGGTGGCACAAGGCGCTGCAGTCGCCGAACGCGCGCGGGCTGGTCGTCGGGCGGACGCTGCTCTACCCGGGCGACGGTGACGTGGAGGGCGCGGTGGACGCGGCCGTCAAGCTGCTGTGA
- a CDS encoding sugar phosphate isomerase/epimerase family protein: MSTADPAAERLRIGSAPDSWGVWFPEDEHQTPWQRFLDEVAEAGYRWIELGPYGYLPTDPGRLLDELARRNLALSAGTCFTAFHRGDVWQQTWEHVSQVAELTTALGAEHLVVIPEMWRDPATGEQLEDRLLGDRSWTALGAGVDRLARALFEEYGVRMQFHPHADSHVDTQPHVERFLEITDPDLVTLCLDTGHISYCGGDNLELIRKYPSRIGYLHLKQVDPRVLEEVAAEDLPFGPAVRRGVMCEPPGGVPDLAPIVEAAHDLDADMFAIVEQDMYPCAPQAPLPIATRTHQYLTRCGSRR; the protein is encoded by the coding sequence ATGTCCACCGCCGACCCGGCGGCCGAGCGCCTGCGCATCGGCTCCGCCCCGGACTCGTGGGGCGTGTGGTTCCCCGAGGACGAGCACCAGACACCGTGGCAGCGCTTCCTCGACGAGGTCGCCGAAGCCGGCTACCGCTGGATCGAGCTCGGCCCCTACGGCTACCTGCCCACCGACCCGGGCCGGCTGCTCGACGAGCTGGCCCGGCGGAACCTGGCGCTGTCGGCCGGGACCTGCTTCACCGCCTTCCACCGCGGCGACGTCTGGCAGCAGACCTGGGAGCACGTCAGCCAGGTGGCGGAGCTGACCACCGCGCTGGGTGCCGAGCACCTGGTGGTGATCCCGGAGATGTGGCGCGACCCGGCCACCGGCGAACAGCTCGAGGACCGGCTGCTCGGCGACCGGTCGTGGACCGCGCTGGGCGCCGGCGTCGACCGGCTCGCCAGGGCGCTGTTCGAGGAGTACGGGGTCCGGATGCAGTTCCACCCGCACGCCGACAGCCACGTCGACACCCAGCCCCACGTCGAACGCTTCCTGGAGATCACCGACCCCGACCTGGTGACGCTGTGCCTGGACACCGGGCACATCTCCTACTGCGGCGGCGACAACCTGGAGCTGATCCGCAAGTACCCGAGCCGCATCGGCTACCTGCACCTCAAGCAGGTCGACCCGCGGGTGCTCGAGGAGGTCGCGGCCGAGGACCTGCCGTTCGGGCCCGCGGTCCGGCGCGGCGTGATGTGCGAGCCGCCCGGCGGAGTCCCCGACCTCGCACCGATCGTCGAGGCCGCCCACGACCTCGACGCCGACATGTTCGCCATCGTCGAGCAGGACATGTACCCGTGCGCCCCGCAAGCCCCGCTGCCGATCGCCACGCGCACCCACCAGTACCTGACCCGCTGCGGCTCCCGCCGCTGA
- a CDS encoding GntR family transcriptional regulator — protein MTSIQRSSGRSTAWDPATEITVDHTSPVPLYFQVASQIEKAIDTGSLPVGTRLDNEIDLAARLGLSRPTVRQAIGSLVDKGLVVRKRGAGTQVVFNRVKRPLELTSLYDDLARIDQKPTTRVLVNEVVQASAEVAQRLGIGEGDDVLRLERVRAARGEPIARMRNELPAALIQPSSETLEERGLYQLLRSAGVRLHAAHQTIGARVATEEDSELLDEPVGAPLLTMERTTYDQEGKVVEYASHVYRASRYSFDLSLRGES, from the coding sequence GTGACGTCCATACAGCGCAGCTCCGGCCGAAGCACGGCGTGGGACCCCGCCACGGAGATCACCGTGGACCACACCAGCCCGGTCCCGCTGTACTTCCAGGTCGCCAGCCAGATCGAGAAGGCCATCGACACCGGCTCGCTGCCGGTCGGCACCCGGCTGGACAACGAGATCGACCTGGCCGCCCGCCTGGGCCTGTCCCGGCCCACCGTCCGGCAGGCCATCGGCTCGCTGGTGGACAAGGGGCTGGTGGTCCGCAAGCGCGGCGCCGGAACCCAGGTCGTGTTCAACCGGGTCAAGCGGCCGCTGGAGCTGACCAGCCTCTACGACGACCTCGCCCGCATCGACCAGAAGCCGACCACGCGCGTGCTGGTCAACGAGGTGGTTCAGGCCTCGGCGGAGGTGGCCCAGCGGCTGGGCATCGGCGAGGGCGACGACGTGCTGCGCCTGGAGCGGGTGCGCGCGGCGCGCGGCGAGCCGATCGCGCGGATGCGCAACGAGCTGCCCGCGGCGCTGATCCAGCCCTCCAGCGAGACCCTGGAGGAGCGCGGGCTCTACCAGCTGCTGCGGTCGGCCGGCGTCCGGCTGCACGCCGCGCACCAGACCATCGGGGCCCGCGTGGCCACGGAGGAGGACTCCGAGCTGCTCGACGAGCCCGTGGGCGCCCCGCTGCTGACCATGGAGCGCACGACCTACGACCAGGAGGGCAAGGTCGTCGAGTACGCCTCGCACGTGTACCGGGCCTCCCGCTACAGCTTCGACCTCTCGCTCCGCGGCGAATCCTGA
- the iolC gene encoding 5-dehydro-2-deoxygluconokinase, whose amino-acid sequence MTSPFDVITMGRIGVDIYPLQTGVGLAKVESFGKYLGGTATNVAVAAARLGRGSAVITRTGADPFGEFLHEALRDFGVDDRWVTPVEQYPTPVTFCELFPPDDFPLYFYRQPKAPDLEIHADELDYDAIADARVFWMTGTGLAEEPSRSATLAALRHRARRGTTVFDLDWRPMFWPDHDEATHWYQQALPHVTVAVGNLDECERAVGTRDPEGAAEALLAAGVELAVVKQGPNGVLARTRDESTTAPPVPVDVVNGLGAGDAFGGALCHGLLAGWDLERTMRFANAAGALVASRLACSSAMPYEHEIDDLLSSRPLGAA is encoded by the coding sequence ATGACAAGCCCGTTCGACGTGATCACGATGGGCCGGATCGGGGTGGACATCTACCCGTTGCAGACCGGCGTCGGACTGGCCAAGGTGGAGTCCTTCGGCAAGTACCTCGGCGGCACGGCGACCAACGTCGCGGTCGCCGCCGCCCGGCTCGGCCGCGGCAGCGCGGTGATCACCCGCACCGGGGCCGACCCCTTCGGCGAGTTCCTGCACGAGGCGCTGCGCGACTTCGGCGTCGACGACCGCTGGGTCACCCCGGTCGAGCAGTACCCGACGCCGGTGACCTTCTGCGAGCTGTTCCCGCCCGACGACTTCCCGCTGTACTTCTACCGGCAGCCCAAGGCGCCCGACCTGGAGATCCACGCCGACGAGCTCGACTACGACGCGATCGCCGACGCCCGCGTCTTCTGGATGACCGGCACCGGGCTGGCCGAGGAGCCCAGCCGCTCGGCGACGCTGGCCGCGCTGCGCCACCGCGCCCGGCGCGGCACCACGGTCTTCGACCTCGACTGGCGGCCGATGTTCTGGCCCGACCACGACGAGGCCACCCACTGGTACCAGCAGGCGCTGCCGCACGTGACCGTCGCCGTGGGCAACCTCGACGAGTGCGAGCGCGCCGTGGGCACCCGCGACCCCGAGGGCGCCGCCGAGGCGCTGCTGGCGGCGGGCGTCGAGCTCGCGGTCGTCAAGCAGGGCCCCAACGGCGTACTGGCCCGCACCCGCGACGAGAGCACGACCGCGCCCCCGGTGCCGGTCGACGTTGTCAACGGCCTGGGCGCGGGCGACGCGTTCGGCGGCGCCCTGTGCCACGGCCTGCTCGCAGGCTGGGACCTCGAACGCACGATGCGCTTCGCCAACGCCGCCGGCGCGCTGGTCGCCTCCCGGCTGGCGTGCTCCTCGGCGATGCCCTACGAGCACGAGATCGACGACCTGCTCTCCAGCCGCCCGCTCGGCGCGGCCTGA
- the iolD gene encoding 3D-(3,5/4)-trihydroxycyclohexane-1,2-dione acylhydrolase (decyclizing): MSGTRRLTVAQALVRFLANQYTERDGTRQRLIAGCWGIFGHGNVAGVGQALLEAGPDMPYLQGRNEQSMVHAAVGYARQSGRMSTYACTTSIGPGATNLVTGAALATINHLPVLLLPGDVFATRPADPVLQQLELPHARDVSVNDCLRPVSRYFDRIWRPEALVASALDAMRVLTDPVETGAVTLALPQDVQAEAHDWPEEFFAERVWRVHRPLADPRSVTDAAQRIREARRPLVIAGGGVHHSAAEDALREFAEATGIPVSETQAGRGSLRHDHPAELGSIGHTGTAVSDDIARQADLVIGVGTRYSDFTTASRTLFANPDVRFVNVNITGHDAVKQAATPVVGDARESLRALTRELDGHRVSDDYVREYSEGQRRWAEVVERTTKAADGGERPGQAEVLGVMDEVLADTDVVINAAGSMPEDLNKLWRAKDPRQYHVEYGYSCMGYEIPAALGARLADQEREVFALVGDGTYLMMPTELVTAVQEGIKINLVVVQNHGYASIGGLSEKVGGERFGTAYRYRDEHGAFSGEPLPVDLAANAASLGMDVLRATTVDELRDALRTARASARPTAVYVETDPAKAQLPPEAWWDVPVAEVSTRQSTQLARKRYEENLRERRNHL, translated from the coding sequence ATGAGCGGTACTCGACGGCTGACCGTCGCCCAGGCGCTGGTGCGCTTCCTGGCCAACCAGTACACCGAGCGCGACGGGACGCGGCAGCGGCTGATCGCCGGCTGCTGGGGGATCTTCGGCCACGGCAACGTCGCGGGCGTCGGGCAGGCCCTGCTGGAGGCGGGCCCGGACATGCCCTACCTGCAGGGGCGCAACGAGCAGTCGATGGTGCACGCCGCGGTCGGCTACGCCCGCCAGAGCGGCCGGATGTCGACCTACGCGTGCACGACCTCGATCGGCCCGGGCGCGACGAACCTGGTGACCGGCGCCGCGCTGGCCACCATCAACCACCTGCCCGTGCTGCTGCTGCCCGGTGACGTCTTCGCCACCCGGCCCGCCGACCCGGTGTTGCAGCAGCTGGAGCTGCCGCACGCCCGCGACGTCAGCGTCAACGACTGCCTGCGCCCGGTTTCGCGCTACTTCGACCGCATCTGGCGGCCGGAGGCGCTGGTGGCATCCGCGCTGGATGCCATGCGGGTGCTCACCGACCCGGTGGAGACCGGCGCGGTGACGCTGGCGCTGCCGCAGGACGTGCAGGCCGAGGCCCACGACTGGCCGGAGGAGTTCTTCGCCGAGCGGGTGTGGCGCGTGCACCGGCCGCTCGCCGACCCGCGGTCGGTGACCGACGCCGCGCAGCGCATCCGCGAGGCCCGCAGGCCGCTGGTCATCGCGGGCGGGGGAGTGCACCACAGCGCCGCCGAGGACGCGCTGCGCGAGTTCGCCGAGGCGACCGGGATCCCGGTTTCGGAGACCCAGGCCGGGCGCGGTTCGCTGCGCCACGACCACCCCGCCGAGCTCGGCTCGATCGGCCACACCGGCACCGCGGTCTCCGACGACATCGCCAGGCAGGCCGACCTGGTCATCGGCGTCGGCACCCGCTACTCGGACTTCACCACCGCCTCGCGGACCCTGTTCGCCAACCCGGACGTGCGGTTCGTCAACGTCAACATCACCGGCCACGACGCCGTCAAGCAGGCGGCCACCCCGGTCGTCGGCGACGCCAGGGAGAGCCTGCGGGCCCTGACCCGCGAGCTCGACGGGCACCGCGTGTCCGACGACTACGTGCGCGAGTACAGCGAGGGTCAGCGGCGGTGGGCGGAGGTCGTCGAGCGCACCACCAAGGCCGCCGACGGCGGTGAGCGCCCCGGTCAGGCCGAGGTGCTCGGGGTCATGGACGAGGTGCTGGCCGACACCGACGTGGTGATCAACGCCGCCGGGTCGATGCCCGAGGACCTGAACAAGCTGTGGCGGGCCAAGGACCCGCGGCAGTACCACGTGGAGTACGGCTACTCGTGCATGGGCTACGAGATCCCCGCCGCGCTGGGCGCCCGGCTGGCCGACCAGGAGCGCGAGGTGTTCGCGCTGGTCGGTGACGGTACGTACCTGATGATGCCGACCGAGCTGGTCACCGCCGTGCAGGAGGGCATCAAGATCAACCTGGTGGTCGTGCAGAACCACGGCTACGCCTCGATCGGCGGGCTCTCGGAGAAGGTCGGGGGCGAGCGGTTCGGCACCGCCTACCGCTACCGCGACGAGCACGGGGCGTTCTCCGGCGAGCCGCTGCCGGTCGACCTGGCCGCCAACGCCGCGAGCCTGGGCATGGACGTCCTGCGGGCCACGACCGTGGACGAGCTCCGCGACGCGCTGCGCACGGCCCGCGCCTCGGCCCGGCCGACCGCCGTGTACGTCGAGACCGACCCGGCCAAGGCGCAGCTGCCCCCGGAGGCGTGGTGGGACGTGCCCGTCGCCGAGGTGTCGACCCGGCAGAGCACCCAGCTGGCGCGCAAGCGCTACGAGGAGAACCTCCGGGAACGCCGCAACCACCTGTAA